One Brevibacillus choshinensis genomic window carries:
- a CDS encoding PspA/IM30 family protein — translation MSIFRRLRDLTVASVNDALDSMEDPVVMLNQYMRDMEVEIGQVEVAVARQVALEKKFRQQWEEALALVEKRDRQVKLALTEGEDELARRALADKKQYESRALEYENLFLTASEAAGQMREKLAELKEEFYKMRAKKFTLMARAQVARTQKQVNHAVVGMGNQTAGRGFARMEEKVMRMEAEAQMSGQWRQTSFGLDNALTDLEKDDLDAELANIKASMKEKKEAVAPADHS, via the coding sequence ATGAGTATCTTTAGACGTTTACGTGACCTGACAGTAGCTTCGGTGAACGATGCATTGGATTCCATGGAAGATCCGGTGGTTATGCTCAATCAGTACATGCGTGATATGGAAGTAGAAATTGGGCAGGTTGAAGTGGCGGTTGCCCGTCAGGTAGCTTTGGAAAAGAAATTCCGTCAGCAGTGGGAGGAAGCTTTGGCATTGGTCGAAAAGCGCGACCGCCAAGTGAAACTCGCACTCACTGAGGGCGAGGACGAACTGGCGCGCCGGGCACTCGCGGACAAAAAGCAGTATGAGAGCCGTGCCTTGGAATATGAAAACCTCTTCCTGACCGCTTCGGAGGCTGCCGGCCAAATGCGTGAAAAACTGGCTGAGCTAAAAGAGGAATTTTACAAGATGCGGGCGAAGAAGTTTACGTTGATGGCTCGTGCACAGGTAGCTCGTACCCAAAAGCAAGTGAATCATGCTGTGGTAGGAATGGGCAATCAGACCGCCGGCCGCGGGTTTGCCCGCATGGAAGAGAAAGTCATGCGCATGGAAGCAGAAGCGCAAATGAGCGGTCAATGGCGCCAAACAAGCTTTGGTCTGGACAACGCATTGACTGACCTTGAAAAGGACGACCTCGATGCCGAACTGGCAAACATCAAGGCATCGATGAAGGAAAAAAAAGAGGCGGTTGCTCCAGCGGATCATTCCTGA
- a CDS encoding class I SAM-dependent methyltransferase: MADFLVFLRRFIAEPGRVGSIAPSSRFLCERMLSSVDWDRANVIIELGPGTGAFTQSIYQNISPDTHYVLVERDAQFRTMLQSRFPEVTIREEATMLSHYLEELKIGKADVIISGLPFANFPEELRAAILDEIQSVLAPGGLFITFQYSLQLQAELQKRFSWVETNFTLLNIPPAFIYTCRNGQK, translated from the coding sequence TTGGCAGATTTCTTGGTCTTTTTGCGAAGGTTTATCGCTGAGCCTGGACGCGTCGGCAGCATTGCTCCCAGCTCTCGTTTTTTGTGCGAGCGCATGTTGAGCAGTGTCGATTGGGACCGGGCCAATGTCATCATAGAATTGGGACCGGGGACAGGTGCTTTCACCCAATCGATCTATCAAAACATTAGTCCAGATACTCATTACGTGCTAGTGGAGCGCGATGCCCAATTTCGGACCATGCTGCAGTCCCGTTTTCCCGAAGTCACGATTCGGGAAGAAGCGACCATGTTGAGCCACTACTTGGAGGAGTTGAAAATTGGCAAGGCGGACGTCATCATTTCTGGTCTGCCGTTCGCCAACTTCCCTGAAGAGCTCCGTGCAGCCATCCTGGATGAAATTCAATCTGTGTTGGCTCCTGGCGGGCTATTCATCACATTTCAATATTCGCTACAACTCCAAGCTGAGCTGCAGAAGCGTTTTAGCTGGGTAGAAACCAACTTTACCCTGCTGAACATTCCGCCTGCATTCATTTATACATGTCGTAACGGACAGAAGTGA
- the liaF gene encoding cell wall-active antibiotics response protein LiaF has translation MKLSRVHKMLAGVLIILTGIGLFLDSLHIISFGLFDLWPMVLVYFGVRLWGQNKRIGGGILFSLGIIIALEMWFGIGIDDLFQLVIPVLFVYFGFRLIRGKTRDKEPRVGQRFSSGEPSAEAAQHEGQNIPDPVSGDPAKVMEKENAAILRYGKSLPKDSRSSLIGDFHLTSGRFELSHLQVWHGIGDVVIDLSRAMLMQEEALLSVEGWIGDVTIYVPVDLPVSVSAELSVGDLEVFSNRQGGINRSIMIRSDHYDQAMQKVNLHISLLVGDIKVKYI, from the coding sequence GTGAAGCTGTCCCGCGTGCACAAAATGTTGGCTGGTGTCCTGATCATCCTGACGGGAATTGGTCTCTTTTTAGATAGCTTGCATATCATCTCGTTCGGTCTGTTTGATTTGTGGCCCATGGTCCTGGTTTACTTTGGGGTTCGCCTGTGGGGACAGAACAAACGGATCGGCGGGGGTATTTTATTTTCTCTGGGTATCATCATTGCCCTGGAAATGTGGTTCGGCATCGGGATCGACGACTTGTTTCAACTGGTGATTCCGGTTTTGTTTGTCTATTTTGGCTTTAGGCTGATCAGGGGAAAGACTCGGGACAAAGAGCCCCGCGTAGGGCAAAGGTTCAGTTCAGGAGAACCCTCAGCTGAAGCAGCCCAGCATGAAGGGCAGAATATTCCTGATCCTGTGTCAGGGGACCCCGCAAAAGTCATGGAAAAGGAAAATGCGGCGATCCTCCGCTACGGAAAATCATTACCCAAAGATTCCCGCAGTTCGTTGATCGGAGACTTTCATCTTACTTCCGGCCGATTTGAGCTCAGTCATCTGCAGGTATGGCACGGGATCGGAGATGTGGTGATTGATCTGTCGCGCGCGATGCTGATGCAGGAGGAAGCTCTGCTTAGCGTGGAGGGCTGGATCGGAGACGTCACCATCTATGTGCCCGTCGATCTGCCGGTATCCGTCTCGGCAGAGCTTTCCGTCGGCGATCTGGAAGTGTTCAGTAACCGTCAGGGCGGGATCAACCGCAGCATCATGATTCGCTCGGATCACTATGATCAGGCGATGCAAAAAGTGAATTTGCATATCTCGCTGCTTGTCGGCGATATCAAAGTCAAGTACATCTAG
- a CDS encoding HAMP domain-containing sensor histidine kinase: MRRQRLASIQWQSVRYGMGLSLATVTVAFVCFFWFHYLWKDDPGIQRWYTGLVQDSQVNLWVGEYLGIQLPGEPDWVIQSVAIAVSLPIGALMGLITSYIYGNLLKKRISVLWEAAMKLGRGMLSYRVPELGVDEIGELGWQLNRLASQWEEQVASLQRLSNHNAALAEQLKQAAVTEERQRLARELHDAVSQQLFAIAMTTAAMKRLIEKNPQRAAQQIELVEEMAAAAQAEMRALLLHLRPATLQNKSLKEAILELLDELTRKNTMEITWEIEAVEGLPSGIEDHLFRILQESLSNTLRHARATQIAVKLFTLQDQVRLRVTDDGVGFDPDGEKLTSYGLRSMQERVTEVGGSMEIYSAKGKGTQIEVRIPLMSQTEREG, from the coding sequence ATGCGTCGACAGCGATTAGCGAGTATACAATGGCAAAGTGTCCGATACGGCATGGGATTATCCCTGGCGACGGTCACAGTCGCGTTTGTTTGTTTCTTTTGGTTCCATTATTTATGGAAAGACGATCCAGGGATTCAGCGGTGGTACACGGGGCTGGTGCAGGACTCGCAGGTGAATCTGTGGGTGGGAGAGTATCTGGGAATCCAGCTGCCCGGGGAGCCTGATTGGGTCATCCAGTCAGTAGCGATAGCGGTCTCTCTGCCCATTGGCGCGCTAATGGGATTGATCACGTCTTACATTTACGGCAATCTGTTAAAAAAGCGCATCAGTGTGTTGTGGGAAGCCGCGATGAAATTGGGACGAGGCATGCTCTCCTATCGCGTGCCCGAGCTGGGTGTCGATGAAATCGGAGAGCTCGGCTGGCAGCTCAATCGGCTCGCGTCCCAGTGGGAAGAGCAGGTAGCCTCCCTGCAGCGCTTGTCCAATCACAATGCTGCCTTGGCAGAACAGCTCAAGCAGGCGGCCGTGACGGAAGAGCGGCAGCGTTTGGCGAGAGAGCTGCACGATGCAGTGAGTCAGCAGCTGTTCGCGATCGCGATGACGACGGCAGCGATGAAGCGTTTGATCGAAAAAAATCCACAGCGGGCAGCCCAGCAGATTGAATTGGTTGAGGAAATGGCGGCAGCGGCACAGGCGGAGATGCGTGCGCTGCTGCTGCATTTACGGCCTGCCACGCTGCAGAATAAATCATTGAAAGAAGCCATTTTGGAACTGCTGGATGAGTTGACACGTAAAAATACCATGGAGATCACATGGGAGATTGAAGCGGTCGAAGGCTTGCCCAGTGGCATCGAGGACCACTTGTTCCGCATCTTGCAGGAATCCCTCTCCAATACGCTCAGGCATGCCAGGGCGACGCAAATCGCGGTCAAGTTGTTTACCTTGCAGGATCAGGTGCGATTGCGCGTGACAGATGACGGAGTCGGCTTTGATCCGGATGGGGAAAAGCTGACTTCTTACGGGCTTCGCAGCATGCAGGAGCGGGTAACAGAAGTGGGTGGATCGATGGAGATTTACTCGGCGAAAGGAAAGGGGACGCAAATCGAAGTGCGGATTCCCTTGATGTCACAGACGGAACGGGAAGGGTGA
- a CDS encoding response regulator, giving the protein MIRVLLVDDHEMVRMGLAAYLSTEDDIEVVAEAGSGEEGVRLTVELRPDVVLMDLVMDGIGGVEATRRIREACPVSKVIVLTSFIDDEKVYPVIEAGAFSYLLKTSRAAEIARAIRSAAAGEPVLESRVAGKIMARFRHGQEAQPHEQLTPRELEVLKLIGQGKSNQEIADELIIGIKTVKTHVSNILAKLNVEDRTQAAIYVHTNNLG; this is encoded by the coding sequence GTGATTCGGGTATTACTGGTAGATGATCACGAAATGGTACGGATGGGCTTGGCCGCTTATTTGTCGACTGAGGATGATATTGAGGTCGTCGCAGAAGCAGGCAGCGGTGAAGAAGGAGTGCGTCTGACTGTGGAGCTGCGACCTGACGTGGTTTTGATGGATCTGGTCATGGATGGCATTGGCGGCGTAGAGGCAACGAGAAGGATTCGTGAGGCATGTCCGGTCAGCAAGGTCATCGTGCTGACGAGCTTCATCGATGACGAGAAGGTGTATCCCGTGATCGAGGCTGGGGCCTTTAGCTACCTGCTGAAAACGTCGCGTGCAGCTGAGATCGCCCGTGCGATTCGCTCGGCGGCTGCCGGAGAGCCCGTCCTGGAATCCCGCGTGGCAGGCAAAATCATGGCCCGTTTCCGTCACGGGCAGGAAGCGCAGCCGCATGAACAGCTCACACCGCGAGAGCTGGAGGTGCTCAAGCTGATCGGACAGGGCAAGTCCAATCAGGAGATTGCGGATGAATTAATCATCGGCATCAAAACGGTCAAAACGCATGTCAGCAACATTTTAGCCAAGTTAAACGTGGAAGATCGGACGCAAGCAGCGATTTATGTGCATACCAACAACCTTGGTTGA
- a CDS encoding metallophosphoesterase translates to MRHKPQTRSKVLSADNGVDFVGDVHGCYDEFTELLKRLGYERSQDGTFRHPQGRKLLSLGDITSRGPYSIKMLQFFIHHISIGVAEMVDSNHGWKVARWLDGRPVTLAHGDEKVEEEFRAYQQEFGPKKATLLREQSRRLLFSSPSHMMVKTGEKLVAVAVHAGIRDDYIGLESPAVYTFCRYGDVAGTGPDGRPIRREWAKERKTHDPLIVWGHDPRPEPERRNGTLNIDQGCVFGGKLTAYRYPEDEVVSVPARKNYSGLADTPLTRYTAD, encoded by the coding sequence ATGAGGCACAAACCCCAAACGCGCTCCAAGGTGCTTTCGGCTGACAATGGCGTAGATTTCGTCGGTGATGTCCACGGTTGCTACGACGAATTTACGGAATTGCTGAAGCGGCTGGGCTATGAGCGAAGCCAGGACGGTACGTTTCGCCATCCCCAGGGCAGGAAGCTCCTTTCCCTCGGTGATATTACGAGCAGAGGTCCATACTCTATCAAGATGCTGCAATTTTTCATTCACCACATTTCCATAGGCGTAGCGGAGATGGTGGATAGCAATCACGGGTGGAAGGTCGCCCGTTGGCTGGATGGCAGACCTGTGACACTCGCACATGGCGATGAAAAGGTAGAGGAAGAATTTCGGGCCTACCAGCAGGAGTTCGGCCCCAAGAAAGCCACTTTGCTGCGAGAGCAGAGTCGCAGGCTGCTCTTTTCGTCACCCTCCCACATGATGGTCAAGACAGGGGAAAAGCTTGTTGCTGTCGCTGTCCATGCAGGGATCCGGGACGATTACATAGGGTTGGAATCACCGGCGGTATATACGTTTTGCCGTTACGGGGATGTTGCCGGCACAGGGCCGGATGGTCGTCCGATCCGCAGAGAATGGGCAAAGGAGAGAAAGACCCATGATCCTCTGATCGTCTGGGGGCACGACCCTCGGCCTGAGCCGGAAAGAAGAAACGGCACACTCAATATCGACCAGGGATGCGTGTTCGGCGGCAAGCTGACAGCCTATCGCTACCCGGAGGATGAAGTGGTGAGTGTGCCTGCAAGGAAGAACTATTCGGGACTGGCGGATACGCCGCTCACGCGTTACACGGCAGATTGA
- a CDS encoding N-acetylmuramoyl-L-alanine amidase family protein — MAPIVIIDAGHGGVDPGGGNSAQFTEKAMTLNISLYQYRRFQELQIPAALTRSSDVTLQSEDRTAVVRNSGARYCISNHINSGGGRGTEVIYSIYSSAAFPRLIAEELEAEGVPNRRIFTRTLPNNPKQDYYYMNRETGSVETVIIEYGFADNPVDADKIAKDWQSLAEAVIRAFCEYANLTYRPPQTNPPAAGGGGNANPGSGNGIPSTGGGSDVPDWKQEAIDWLFEQGLLTNEDWRNKADTPLPLWAEAVILKRLYEKLKS; from the coding sequence ATGGCTCCTATCGTCATCATAGACGCTGGGCACGGTGGCGTCGATCCAGGCGGAGGAAACAGCGCTCAGTTTACGGAAAAGGCGATGACCCTGAACATTTCCCTCTATCAATACCGTCGTTTTCAAGAACTGCAAATACCGGCAGCGTTGACGAGATCGTCAGACGTTACCTTGCAGAGTGAAGACCGAACCGCAGTCGTCAGAAACAGCGGGGCGCGCTATTGCATTAGCAACCACATCAATTCCGGCGGCGGGCGAGGGACGGAGGTCATCTACTCCATTTACAGCTCTGCTGCCTTTCCACGCTTGATCGCAGAAGAGCTCGAAGCGGAAGGTGTGCCGAATCGGCGAATCTTTACCCGTACCCTTCCTAACAATCCCAAGCAAGACTATTACTACATGAATCGCGAGACGGGCAGTGTCGAGACGGTGATCATCGAATACGGGTTTGCAGATAATCCGGTCGATGCGGACAAAATCGCCAAAGACTGGCAAAGCCTCGCCGAAGCAGTCATTCGCGCTTTTTGCGAATACGCCAATCTGACGTACCGCCCTCCCCAAACAAATCCGCCTGCTGCAGGAGGCGGCGGAAATGCAAATCCCGGAAGCGGCAACGGAATCCCGAGCACTGGAGGTGGCAGCGACGTGCCTGACTGGAAACAGGAAGCAATCGACTGGTTATTTGAGCAGGGACTGTTGACCAACGAGGATTGGAGAAACAAGGCTGACACCCCGCTCCCTCTGTGGGCAGAGGCCGTGATCCTTAAGCGCTTGTACGAAAAATTGAAATCATGA
- a CDS encoding YneF family protein, whose amino-acid sequence MAWYNWVIPIVTLLLGLVGGFAGGTYYLKKQMQNMQMDEKQLQAMARSMGMNLNQKQLKQMSRTMKNMKMPNKFGK is encoded by the coding sequence ATGGCTTGGTACAACTGGGTAATCCCGATCGTTACACTTTTGCTCGGCCTGGTAGGCGGTTTTGCCGGTGGGACTTATTATCTGAAAAAGCAAATGCAAAACATGCAAATGGATGAAAAGCAGCTGCAAGCCATGGCTCGCTCAATGGGTATGAACCTGAATCAAAAACAGCTGAAGCAAATGAGCCGCACCATGAAAAATATGAAAATGCCAAATAAATTCGGGAAATAA
- a CDS encoding TSUP family transporter, with protein MEMDVSTILFLALFGFVAAFIDSTVGGGGLISLPALLGLGMPPYLALGTNKLAGTISSATSSVTFIRNGKFDKKLMFMLFPVSLVGAYFGAKTVLFVPQELLKVLVIIMMALIFVYTLFNKRFGEVANFKGYTKFTLSLGIPFTFLIGFYDGFFGPGTGSFFVFLMVLLFGYDFVIAAGNGRILNLASNIAALTVFTLEGKVVFVTGLVMGVAMLLGASLGARMAIKTGVRYVRPLFLIVSITLITKMVYELIFTP; from the coding sequence GTGGAAATGGATGTATCAACCATACTTTTTCTTGCATTGTTTGGCTTTGTTGCCGCCTTTATTGACAGTACCGTAGGCGGTGGCGGATTGATTTCCCTCCCTGCTCTGCTCGGTCTCGGCATGCCCCCCTACCTCGCGCTCGGAACGAACAAGCTCGCGGGAACCATCTCATCGGCTACGAGCTCGGTCACTTTTATCCGTAATGGCAAATTTGACAAAAAGCTCATGTTCATGCTCTTCCCTGTCTCGCTGGTCGGAGCCTATTTCGGAGCCAAGACGGTGTTGTTTGTTCCGCAGGAGCTCTTGAAAGTGCTCGTGATTATTATGATGGCTCTCATTTTCGTTTATACGCTGTTTAATAAACGGTTCGGGGAAGTTGCCAATTTCAAGGGCTACACCAAGTTCACTCTCAGTCTGGGCATCCCGTTTACCTTCCTCATCGGTTTTTATGATGGATTCTTCGGACCGGGTACCGGTTCCTTTTTCGTTTTCCTGATGGTGCTGCTCTTTGGCTACGACTTCGTGATCGCGGCAGGAAATGGGCGCATCCTCAATCTGGCGAGCAACATCGCAGCACTCACGGTATTTACCCTCGAGGGCAAGGTCGTGTTCGTGACTGGTCTCGTCATGGGTGTCGCCATGCTGCTCGGTGCCTCACTCGGCGCTCGCATGGCAATCAAGACGGGGGTGCGCTACGTTCGACCACTGTTTTTGATCGTTTCCATCACACTCATCACGAAAATGGTCTACGAGCTGATCTTCACCCCGTAA
- a CDS encoding superoxide dismutase — MAHQLPALPYAHNALEPHIDAQTMEIHHGRHHATYVNNLNAALEAHADLQGKSVEELISNIDALPEGIRTAVRNNGGGHANHTLFWEILSPNGGGAPAGELADAINAAFGSFDNFKAEFAKAATGRFGSGWAWLVADGGKVAITSTPNQDSPVMEGKTPILGLDVWEHAYYLKYQNKRPDYIGAFWNVVNWDEVSKRFAAAK, encoded by the coding sequence ATGGCACATCAATTGCCTGCATTGCCTTACGCACACAACGCTTTGGAGCCACATATCGACGCTCAAACAATGGAAATCCACCATGGTCGTCACCATGCAACTTATGTAAACAACCTGAACGCAGCTCTGGAAGCTCACGCTGACCTGCAAGGAAAAAGCGTAGAAGAGCTGATCAGCAACATCGACGCTCTGCCAGAAGGCATCCGCACAGCAGTTCGCAACAACGGTGGCGGACATGCGAACCACACTCTGTTCTGGGAAATCCTGAGCCCGAATGGCGGCGGCGCACCAGCTGGTGAACTGGCTGACGCAATCAACGCGGCTTTCGGAAGCTTCGACAACTTCAAAGCTGAATTCGCAAAAGCAGCGACTGGCCGTTTCGGTTCCGGTTGGGCTTGGCTGGTAGCGGATGGAGGTAAAGTAGCAATCACTTCCACTCCAAACCAAGACAGCCCTGTAATGGAAGGCAAAACGCCTATCCTCGGTCTGGACGTTTGGGAGCACGCTTACTACCTGAAATATCAAAACAAACGCCCTGACTACATCGGCGCGTTCTGGAACGTAGTAAACTGGGATGAAGTAAGCAAACGTTTCGCTGCTGCGAAATAA
- a CDS encoding extracellular solute-binding protein: MKKNKWFHGVATAALLTSVVLAGCSSSEGSSAGGSADGGGKKELGSIAFYSPETPDMTKEMGQAFEKLKPGSSVNVQYAGTNVLVNRMIAEKDNPMADLWYGGGGFLPFESAKDKGIITSYTPEAIKDWPEVQDGIKVRDKDWKWIGAEVFVLGFVYNTDLVKPEDLPKTWDDLLDPKWKGKIQMPNPAASGTATLLVLSQLMEKGEEPGWEYFKKLVEQMSAMPDSGSAPTKAVAKGEALIGIGFDFMAYENKAKGEKVDFIVPEKTPIIVNPVSLVENGPNPDGGKAFIDYLLSKDGQQKLADWYHIPISKEVQSKTPLTLEKVIPHAQELDVEWVVQNYDRVRNEWRQKFQ, from the coding sequence ATGAAAAAGAACAAATGGTTTCACGGGGTTGCAACTGCGGCATTACTGACATCCGTCGTGCTTGCGGGTTGCTCTTCCTCTGAAGGATCATCGGCTGGGGGCAGCGCAGATGGCGGAGGAAAAAAAGAGCTGGGTTCCATCGCGTTTTATTCGCCAGAAACACCTGACATGACCAAAGAAATGGGACAGGCTTTTGAAAAGCTGAAGCCAGGTTCTTCTGTTAACGTGCAATACGCGGGTACCAACGTCCTCGTAAACCGCATGATCGCGGAGAAAGACAACCCGATGGCTGACCTATGGTATGGCGGGGGCGGCTTCTTGCCATTCGAATCTGCAAAGGACAAAGGGATCATCACCTCTTACACTCCTGAAGCCATCAAGGATTGGCCAGAAGTTCAAGACGGCATCAAAGTTCGCGACAAGGATTGGAAGTGGATCGGGGCCGAGGTATTCGTATTGGGCTTCGTTTACAACACAGATCTGGTGAAGCCGGAAGATTTGCCGAAAACGTGGGACGATTTGCTCGATCCGAAATGGAAGGGCAAAATCCAAATGCCAAACCCTGCCGCTTCGGGGACAGCTACCCTGCTGGTTCTTAGCCAGTTGATGGAAAAAGGCGAGGAACCAGGCTGGGAATACTTCAAAAAATTAGTGGAGCAGATGAGCGCGATGCCGGATTCAGGTTCCGCTCCTACGAAAGCGGTTGCAAAAGGGGAAGCTCTGATCGGAATTGGCTTTGACTTCATGGCGTATGAAAACAAGGCAAAAGGCGAGAAGGTGGATTTCATCGTTCCTGAAAAAACGCCAATCATCGTGAACCCCGTTTCCCTGGTAGAGAATGGCCCTAACCCAGACGGCGGGAAAGCATTCATCGATTACCTGCTGTCCAAAGATGGACAACAAAAATTGGCTGACTGGTACCACATTCCGATCTCCAAAGAAGTGCAGTCCAAGACTCCTCTGACCCTGGAAAAAGTGATTCCGCACGCACAGGAGCTGGATGTGGAGTGGGTCGTACAAAACTACGACCGCGTGCGTAACGAATGGCGTCAAAAATTCCAATAA
- a CDS encoding ABC transporter ATP-binding protein — MGSVKIEHLNKQFNGNTALEDVNLEIREGEFFALLGPSGCGKTTTMRCVAGFETPTSGNIYIGDRNVNQIPANQRNCGMVFQSYALFPHLNVFENVAYSLNIRRFYEGGLGTKLSTLAHLLNRRLGKVDRITEQKVRDALDFVELGHLADRLPGQLSGGQQQRVALARALVMEPAVLLMDEPLSNLDKKLRNVMRVTIRQIQQKVGITTIFVTHDQEEAMSMADRVAVMHGGRLVQVDTPTALYSNPVNKFVADFVGSSNILNGMVKGVNESGETVIRIDENRQLRTTYPTTKKDVEVIIRPESIRLLTSEHAASDENILDGTIELSTYLGPTIRYDVKVGELRFEVDTVFEAGSPILPSGTAVKLQIDPNRVVAL; from the coding sequence ATGGGATCGGTGAAGATAGAGCATTTAAACAAACAATTTAACGGAAACACCGCTTTGGAAGATGTCAATCTGGAGATCCGGGAAGGCGAGTTTTTCGCCCTCCTGGGTCCATCCGGATGTGGAAAAACGACTACCATGCGTTGCGTGGCCGGATTCGAGACGCCGACCTCGGGCAATATCTACATCGGCGATCGAAACGTAAACCAGATTCCGGCGAATCAGCGCAACTGCGGGATGGTTTTCCAAAGCTACGCCCTGTTTCCCCATTTAAACGTGTTCGAAAATGTAGCCTACAGCCTGAATATTCGCCGTTTTTACGAAGGCGGTCTGGGTACAAAGCTATCGACACTGGCTCATTTGCTGAACCGAAGACTCGGCAAGGTAGACCGGATTACGGAGCAAAAAGTCAGGGATGCTCTGGATTTCGTGGAATTGGGGCATTTGGCAGATCGATTGCCTGGCCAGCTGTCAGGCGGTCAACAACAGCGTGTCGCACTCGCTCGTGCACTGGTGATGGAACCGGCTGTATTGCTGATGGATGAGCCTCTCTCCAATCTCGATAAAAAGCTGCGCAACGTCATGCGTGTCACGATCCGTCAGATTCAGCAAAAAGTCGGGATCACGACGATCTTTGTTACCCACGATCAGGAAGAAGCCATGAGCATGGCAGATCGTGTCGCGGTCATGCACGGTGGGCGCCTGGTACAGGTGGATACCCCAACCGCTTTGTACAGCAACCCTGTAAACAAGTTTGTGGCAGATTTCGTAGGTTCGTCCAACATCTTGAATGGAATGGTCAAAGGGGTGAACGAATCGGGGGAAACCGTGATCCGGATTGATGAAAACAGGCAGCTTCGCACCACGTACCCAACGACGAAAAAAGATGTGGAAGTCATCATCAGGCCGGAAAGCATTCGTCTTCTGACGAGCGAACATGCAGCTAGCGATGAGAACATCTTGGATGGAACGATTGAACTATCCACTTATTTGGGCCCGACGATCCGATACGACGTCAAGGTGGGCGAGCTGCGCTTTGAGGTTGATACGGTGTTTGAAGCGGGAAGTCCAATCTTGCCATCAGGAACAGCGGTGAAGCTGCAAATTGATCCGAATCGCGTGGTGGCGTTATGA